TGAGAGTGGGACGGGTGGtctcctgctgctgttgctgcctgcggtctgcagagctgggggcttCGGGAGCCTGCGGGCAGGCTGCGCTGCACACAGCTCCTTTGAGAAAACGAAACTGTGccagggctggtggggtgggcagggcagggcagccgggggTGCTCCTGTTTGGGGGAGCCTGGGAGCCGCAGAGTGCTCCCCCATTGCACCGGCTGGGATGAGGCTCGCCCTGGCTGTTCTTGGGGGCCAGTGCCAAGCCCAAGCCCTCCCTCCTCTCCGTGCAGGGACATCCGGTTGATTGAGGTGACAGAGAACATCTGCAAGCGGCTGTTGGATTACAACCTGCACAAGGAGAGGAGTGGCAGTAACAGATTTGCAAAGGTGAGGACTGTCCTCCAGTCCCCTGCTCCCTAGCGTCCCTCGCCTGCCCCTGCGCTGCCGGGGCACCGAACCGGGGTTCATTCTTCACATCCCCTTGatcccctgccagcacccagcatgtgAGGCCGTGCTGCCCCCCAAGTCAGGTGTGGGGTGCTGTCCTTGGGGGGGTGGGCAGGCCCATGGCCTCGCCTGCATGGAGGGAGCCAGGGGCTTTCTTGCCTGGCCCATGTCTTCCTGTTGTTTTTGGGAGTGGGTTTGCAGAGGGGGACTCGCTGCCCCTTGAACTCCCTCCTGGTAACGCTGATGCCTCGGgaccctggttttggctggcttGCACGTCCCTGCATCCCCAGGCAGGGTCATGCAGCCAGCACTGGGAGGGGAGAGCgggagcccagcaggaggagcGCCGCTTCACTGGGCAGCACTGCTCCTCCAGGGCATGTCGGAGACATTCGAGACCCTGCACAACCTGGTGCACAAGGGCGTCAAGGTGGTGATGGATATCCCCTACGAGCTGTGGAACGAGACCTCCGCTGAGGTGGCTGACCTCAAAAAGCAGGTACCTGGCTTGGTGGGATTGGCCCTCGGTGGCCACTGTAGCCTTgtgggctggagcccagggagaGAGAGGGTCTGGGGGTGTGCTGCCGGGAACGGAGATGGTGGCAGGACCTGCTgccctggtcctggtcctggtcctggtcctgcccTGGACGGGGCACGTGGCTGGAGCGAGGCTCTCATCTCTGCGCTAGTGCGACGTGCTGGTGGAGGAGTACGAAGACGTGATTGAGGACTGGTACAGGCACCACCAGACGGAGGATCTCTCCCAGTTTCTCTGTGCTGACCATGTGCTAAAAGGGAAGGACACAAGTAAGTCCTGGCTGCTGCCGAGGGCAGTGCAGGCCTGCTAGGGAGGGCAGTGGAGCCCCGCTGGGGCACGGGGAGCCCCGCTCCTCCCTCAGGgccccctctgcccctctcctccccaggctgcctggcagagaagTGGACTGGCAAGAAGGGCGACTTGGCAAGCGTGGGGGAGAAGCAGAGCAAGAAAAAGAgcgggaagaagaagaagaagggccggaaggatgAGAGCGATGGAGCCACCAGCCTGCCAGCCGCAGGGGAGGCCCTGGAGGAGAGCGGGGTGCAGGAGGAGGCTCCACTCACCCACAGCCCAGCCGATGAGCTGTAGGcacgcagccccagcccctggggccGCCCACTCCGGGCTCTCACCCTGCCGCGTCCTGCGGGTGCCAAAGGGAAAGGGACTTGAGTCGCGGCGTGAGCGACCCCGGGGAGGCCACAGCGCCCGGCCCGGGCTTGCCAGTCTGGGTGCGATCCCGCGAGCAGGGGTTGGCACGGAGCCGCcgacccagccctgctcccctccccgctgGGGCTCCAGCTCCGGGAGGCCGCGGGTGCTGCCCCGGTGCCGGCTCCTCGTCCGGCCGCACCCTGCCAGGACTGTAAATAAAGACGTTTTCCCCAGAATCGCCATCGCTGCCGGCCCTGCTTCACCCGCGGTGCTCGGGGCAGGCGCAGCTCCTGCTGCGGGCGGGGGCTCCGctgctccggcccggcccgctggGGGAGGCTCGTGCGGGGcgctcggccccggggggcgtCGGCGGGCAAACCGGCCCTGACCTCGCGCCCCGCCCCTGCCTGGCGCCGGCCCCTCgtcccgcccctgccccgccgccgagCCAAAGGtcggggccgccgcggggcgtggcgggagggggcggtgggAGCGGAGATTGGCGGGTCCTCcgggggcggaggcggcggggatTGGCGGGGCGGCTGGCGGCGACGGGGATTGGCGGGACGGCGGGGGCGGGGCGTGGAGGCGCGGTGGCGGGGGCGCGGCGCAGtggggccggagcggggccggggccggggccggagcggggccggggccgtgtccgtgtccgtgtcGGCGGGATGGTGGACAGCGTGTACCGGACGCGGTCGCTGGGGGTGGCGGCGGAGGGACTGCCGGACCAGTACGCGGACGGGCGGGCGGCCCGCGTCTGGCAGCTGTACATCGGGGACACGCGGGGCCGCACGGCCGAGTACCGCAGCTGGCTCCTGGCGCTGCTCCGCCAGCACCGCTGCCGCTCCGTCCTCGACGTGGCCTGCGGCACCGGGTGAGGcaccgcgccccgcgcccgcccgcctcccaggttcccccccccggggctaccctgggccccgctgcccccggccgtccccagcgtcccccctccccccaagccccccagacCCCTCAGCTACCCCCGGCCCCGCTGACAGCCGTGTCCCCAGGGTGGACTCCATCATGCTGCTCGAGGAGGGCTTCCAGGTGACCAGCGTTGATGCCAGCGACAAGATGCTCAAGTACGCGCTGAAGGAGCGCTGGGAGCGGCGCAAGGAGGAGCCCTTCGACCGATGGGGTGCGGGAGCcgcgggggccgggaggggcgtGCGGACACCAACACCCCACCCCGGTGCTGCGGGCCTCTGCCCTGAGCCCCTCCCGTGGCTCCCCCGGCCCTCCCGCGGGGCGCCAGGCCCCTCGCATGCTGTCCCCGGCCCATCGAGGTGCTCGGGCCCCTCGCGTGGGTGCTGCTGGCCGGGTGGCCTtgctgcagggacaggcagggagctgctggcgcTGGTTGCTTGGCTCTGCTCGGCAAGCCCAGGCCATGGCCCTCACCTGCCGCCTGGCCCCAGGCTGGATCCAGCACCCGCAAGGGCCAAGGAAGGGCTGGGTGATGCTGGAGTGGGGGTCTTGCATGCAGGGAAGGCTGTTGGGTAGGTGGGGTGTCCCTGCCCTCATCTGCTCCCCTGTGCTGCAGTCATCGAGGAGGCCAACTGGCTCACACTAGAGAAGGACCTGGAGAAGCCAGGGGACGGGTTTGACGCAGTCATCTGCCTGGGCAACTCCTTCGCGCACCTGCCTGACTTCAAAGGTGAgttgggggggagtgggggttgCAGAGGGAGGGTACCTATGCACGTGTGCAGAGCATCTCCCAGCAGGCTGAGAACATGCCCTAACTCATGCCATAAGTGGGCCAGTGGATTACACATGGTGGAGTTGCTGTGTCATGGCATGTCTCCAGGGAGGCTGAGAACATGCTGCAGTTTGTGGCATGAGTGGGGCCATTGGGTCCCGTGGTGGTGCTGGAGCTGTATGCATCTATGTCACATCTCTGGCAAGGCTGGAGACACACCCAGACTTGTGCCACAAGTGGGGTGGTGGGTTCCCCACAAGGCGTGCTCTGCCCCAGTGAGGCTGAGAACGTGCCTGAGCTCATACCATGGGTGGGGCTGTGGGTTCTCCAAGCTGAGACAGGAGGTGGGGGATagttggggtggaggggggggaggggggggggtgtgtgcaagATGGGGCCCCATGGGCTGTGCCATGGGTACAACCAGTGCCTGGGGACGCCACGGTTTCCTCCCCAGGGGACCAGAGTGACCACAAGCTGGCCCTGAGGAACATTGCCAGCATGGTGCGGCCCGGGGGTGTCCTGGTCATTGACCACCGCAACTACGATCACATCCTGGCCACGGGCTGTGCGCCGCCTGGCAAGAACATCTACTACAAGGTGGGTGGCTGGCAGACCCTGCCCTAGCCCACTCCCCTCTGCCCCAACCCCAGCCCCCTGGCCTTgagggggccaggcagggcagggagcagggctgtgcccaggCTGGGGGCCACTGTGTCCCCGCAGGACACAGACATCCTCCTGCGGTCCCCAGAGTGACTTGACCAAGGACATCACCACCTCAGTGCTGCTGGTAAACAACAAGGCGCACATGGTGACCCTGGACTACACAGTGCAGGTCCCCCCCACCGAGGTGGGGGAAGCCCCAGAGCTGAGgtgagaggggctgcaggggtggctccCAGCACAGGGCTGGCGCCGTGCCCCACTGTCCCCCCACCTCACCATCGTTGCCTCCTTGCAGCAAGTTTCGGCTCTCATACTACCCACACCGGCTGGAGGCCTTCACGACCCTGCTGAAGGGTGCCTTCCAGGGGAAGTGCCAGCACAGCGTCCTGGGCGACTTCCAGCCCTACACGCCGGGGCAGGCCCACATCCCTTGCTACTTCATCCACGTTGTGAAGAAGACAGCCTGAGGAGGCCACGGAGACGAGACTGTGGTGGCTGAGAGCTGCAAGCGGCTCTAGGTTCAagcagggggctggggacatCACTGAGAGCCGCCTGGGAATTAAGAGTACTCATGAGAGCTACCGGAGCCCGTGGTCCGTGTGTCCGTGTATCCATGTATGGGCAGGGTACGGGGCTAGGGGGACAGCCACAGCCGCCTCAGGACTCCCAGGGAAGGAAGCTCCCGAGCCTGGGGGGAGCATGGGGTGGGTGCAGGCACAGCCTCACCCCCAAGCTCCTGGCTACAGGTGCCAGTCATGCCTGTGGTCTGGGGTTTGGGGCTCCCATTGAAGCGGAGGCAAGGGTGGGTTGGCTCCCAGGTGGTTGCACATCACTGCTGAGCCCACTGCAGCACCATTCACGGGGGTGTATTGCAACCAGTTTTCTCCCTTGCACTCCCCCACCCAGGTGCTGACCCCTTTTCTTAACACCCCTCAGCCCCATCCAGGGGTGCCCACCTCCCTATGGGGCGCCCACCAGGGTGGGAAGGCTCCACACACCCCACCAGGGCTTTTGCTGTGGCTGCAGCTCCCTCCTTGCCCGCCCTGGGGAAGAGGTGGTGGCCAAATCCAGCACCGCGTTGCGGTCAGGGACAGCTCTGCCTGAACACGCTCCGGTGCCAGAGCCAGAGCAACACGGCTTGAGGCACGCGTCAGCTGGGTCTTCATGCACAAAACggctgcagctgctgaagaacCAGCCCTTCGGGGAGGAGCTCGGTGGGGAGGTGGTCTTCACCAGCCATGCTTGGCTCAGGGACAAGACCCAGCAGTCTCGGTGCAGAC
The genomic region above belongs to Calonectris borealis chromosome 3, bCalBor7.hap1.2, whole genome shotgun sequence and contains:
- the CNPY3 gene encoding protein canopy homolog 3 isoform X2, translated to MAAAAAAALLLLAAALAGGDDSDWVRLPSKCEVCKYVAVELKSAFEETGKTKEVIDTKYGFLDGKGSAVKYTQSDIRLIEVTENICKRLLDYNLHKERSGSNRFAKGMSETFETLHNLVHKGVKVVMDIPYELWNETSAEVADLKKQCDVLVEEYEDVIEDWYRHHQTEDLSQFLCADHVLKGKDTSCLAEKWTGKKGDLASVGEKQSKKKSGKKKKKGRKDESDGATSLPAAGEALEESGVQEEAPLTHSPADEL
- the CNPY3 gene encoding protein canopy homolog 3 isoform X1: MEVPWVLLAAALLPLLPPGRAAGPLPTLAPPLSMVVAGQRRRLVVCVVSDLAPGSGHAVWISGGNGSALQSFAYGASQEDGGTACTVSLLPDDPPAEGDLACHVGPNRTSPTHSSSLMRITGNEEAAELCPGSTAVCKYVAVELKSAFEETGKTKEVIDTKYGFLDGKGSAVKYTQSDIRLIEVTENICKRLLDYNLHKERSGSNRFAKGMSETFETLHNLVHKGVKVVMDIPYELWNETSAEVADLKKQCDVLVEEYEDVIEDWYRHHQTEDLSQFLCADHVLKGKDTSCLAEKWTGKKGDLASVGEKQSKKKSGKKKKKGRKDESDGATSLPAAGEALEESGVQEEAPLTHSPADEL
- the GNMT gene encoding glycine N-methyltransferase, with amino-acid sequence MVDSVYRTRSLGVAAEGLPDQYADGRAARVWQLYIGDTRGRTAEYRSWLLALLRQHRCRSVLDVACGTGVDSIMLLEEGFQVTSVDASDKMLKYALKERWERRKEEPFDRWVIEEANWLTLEKDLEKPGDGFDAVICLGNSFAHLPDFKGDQSDHKLALRNIASMVRPGGVLVIDHRNYDHILATGCAPPGKNIYYKSDLTKDITTSVLLVNNKAHMVTLDYTVQVPPTEVGEAPELSKFRLSYYPHRLEAFTTLLKGAFQGKCQHSVLGDFQPYTPGQAHIPCYFIHVVKKTA